The Kordia sp. SMS9 DNA window TGAAGTGAAAGTTGGTGTGACTAGAAAGCGTCAAGTGCCTACACGTTGGATTGATCAAGGTGCGGTGAAAGCGGTAGAAATTTTGGAAGCACCTAACAGATATATTGCTGGAATTACGGAAGTTGCCCTAAAATCTTTTGTGGCTGATAAAACAAATTGGCGAAAAATGCTGCAAAACCTCAACGAAGATGCGGATTTGTCAGCCAAAAGAGAAGAATTGCAACTATACATTCCGGAAGAAGCTAAACCGTTTTATTTACCTAATAGAGAAATTGTGGAATTGGATTTTCCAGTGCTTTGGTATCCCGAAAAGGTAAAAAGCTTGAATCTTTCCAAAACACCCAATTATGAAGGTGTGTTAAAAGGGATCAAAGGACAATACTTAATTTTTGAAGATAATACGGTTTTCAATGTCCGTGGAAATGAAGGTTTGGTGGTGAATTTGAATATTTCTTAGTGTAACAATGAAGCAATGTAATAGTGTAGCAATGTTTTAATTTGAAAACAAGCTAATTTTTTTTGCTAGATTAACTTTGAAGGTATCTCAATGCTCAATACTAATATCTCAATACTTTTTTAAAAGTTTTACCACGAATTCACAAATTGTTTTTGTGTTTCTTTGCGTGAATGATTTGCACGAATTTCTTCGTTTCACGGCAATTCAAAATTCAAAATTTAGCATTTAAAATTTTTTATAGTTTGCACGAATTGTTTTGTTATCAAAGAAGATTCTTTTTTTTCCTAGATTGAATTCGAAGGCATCTCAATGCTCAATACTAATATCTCACTACTTATTAAAATCGTCAGATCGATTTTTGATAAAAAATTGTATCGAGATCTACTTTGATGTTCCAAGCACTTCTCGATACAACGAATCATAGATTCGCCACTCGAAGAGACGTTTTGAAGAA harbors:
- a CDS encoding DUF2797 domain-containing protein, which codes for MMYKGVLTKMQTEFGKPIQYYLNFEDDFLNMNQLLDKTLRLDFEKFECLNCHLDKQIYRQGFCKSCFFEIPTAGDWIMRPELSTAHLGIEDRDLEYEKKVQLQPHIVYLALSSEVKVGVTRKRQVPTRWIDQGAVKAVEILEAPNRYIAGITEVALKSFVADKTNWRKMLQNLNEDADLSAKREELQLYIPEEAKPFYLPNREIVELDFPVLWYPEKVKSLNLSKTPNYEGVLKGIKGQYLIFEDNTVFNVRGNEGLVVNLNIS